CTCGCGCAACCGTTGACTCGAGACGATGTAGTTGCGCTTGTCGGGATCCGAACCAATCTCCGCGGCGTGCAGGTAGAATCGGGGAACTTGGGCCTGAACCTTGAGCGCCAGCTCGTACTTCGACAGGTTGGCGTCTTCCAGGCCGAGATTGTAAACCCGGTCGCGCATGCGACCGCCATGTTCCAACGCGTGGACGAAGCCATCCGCCACGTCGAGCACATGCACGAAGTTGCGTTTGAAGTCTTTCTCGAACAACACCAGGTAGCCGTCGTGAACCGCCGCGTACACGAAATGATTCACCAGCAGATCGATCCGCATCCGCGGCGAAAGGCCGAACACGGTGGCGAGCCGGAAGACGATGGCGTTTCCGGTGTCCAGAACCACGCGCTCCGCGGCCGTCTTGGTCTCCCCGTAGAGCGAGATGGGTTGGAGATGGGTCTCTTCCGTGCAATACACCTCCCCGCTGCTCGCGCCGTAACCGCTGTTGGTATTGGAATAAATCAACAGCTGGGTCGGAGAACGCATCGCGTCCAGCATCCGAACGGCTTCATAATTAATGGTGCGCGCGGCAACCGGATCCTTCAGACAGGCTCCAACTCCGACCAGGGCGGCCAG
Above is a genomic segment from Verrucomicrobiota bacterium containing:
- a CDS encoding NAD(P)-dependent oxidoreductase, yielding MSATVLITGAAGYIGSVLCGRLLERGFRVVALDNLLYGEPSLFPYCAHPRFEFVLGDARDESLVKPWVAKADVMIPLAALVGVGACLKDPVAARTINYEAVRMLDAMRSPTQLLIYSNTNSGYGASSGEVYCTEETHLQPISLYGETKTAAERVVLDTGNAIVFRLATVFGLSPRMRIDLLVNHFVYAAVHDGYLVLFEKDFKRNFVHVLDVADGFVHALEHGGRMRDRVYNLGLEDANLSKYELALKVQAQVPRFYLHAAEIGSDPDKRNYIVSSQRLREAGFAARRSLDDGIRELIKGYRMLGRSRFHNV